A genomic stretch from Leptodactylus fuscus isolate aLepFus1 chromosome 10, aLepFus1.hap2, whole genome shotgun sequence includes:
- the TNKS2 gene encoding poly [ADP-ribose] polymerase tankyrase-2 isoform X2 has product MSGRRCAGASGSAASHGDTGGSGEPARELFEACRNGDVERVRKLVTADNVNSRDTAGRKSTPLHFAAGFGRKDVVEYLLQSGANVHARDDGGLIPLHNACSFGHAEVVNLLLRHGADPNARDNWNYTPLHEAAIKGKIDVCIVLLQHGADPTIRNTDSRTALDLSDPSAKAVLTGEYKKDELLESARSGNEEKMMALLTPLNVNSHASDGRKSTPLHLAAGYNRVKIVQLLLQHGADVHAKDKGDLVPLHNACSYGHYEVTELLVKHGACVNAMDLWQFTPLHEAASKNRVEVCSLLLSYGADPHMLNCHNKSAVDLAPTPQLKERLAYEFKGHSLLLAAREADVARIKKHLSLEIVNFKHPQTHETALHFAGSSPYPKRKQVCELLLRKGANVNEKTKDFLTPLHVASEKGHNDVVEVLLKHEAKINTLDNLGQTCLHRAAHCGHLQTCRILLNSGCDPALVSLQGFTALQMGNENVQQLLQGLSFSNTDADRQLLEAAKAGDLDIVKKLCNSQTVNCRDVEGRQSTPLHFAAGYNRVAVVEYLLQHGADVHAKDKGGLVPLHNACSYGHYEVAELLVKHGAVINVADLWKFTPLHEAAAKGKYEICKLLLQHGADSTKKNRDGNTPLDLVKDGDTDIQDLLRGDAALLDAAKRGCVARVKKLCTPENVNCRDTQGRHSTPLHLAAGYNNLEVAEYLLQHGADVNAQDKGGLIPLHNAASYGHVDVAALLIKYNACVNATDKWAFTPLHEAAQKGRTQLCALLLAHGADPTLKNQEGQTSLDLVTADDVRALLTAAMPPAALPTFYKPQVINVSQPTNPSVGVLSSVPPSPPTLSAASSLDNLATNFPDAPTGNNNVAEGAVGIEKKDEVPCVDLSINQFLRNLGLDHLIDIFEREQITLDVLIEMGHKEFKEIGINAYGHRHKIIKGVERLISGQQGLNPYLTLNNSNSGTILIDLAPDDKEFLSVDEEMQSTVREHRDGGHAGGVFNRYNILKIQKVCNKKLWERYTHRRKEVTEENHNHANERMLFHGSPFVNAIIHKGFDERHAYIGGMFGAGIYFAENSSKSNQYVYGIGGGTGCPIHKDRSCYVCHRQLLFCRVTLGKSFLQFSAMKMAHSPPGHHSVTGRPSVNGLALAEYVIYRGEQAYPEYLITYQIVKPDATADG; this is encoded by the exons ATGTCAGGCCGCCGCTGCGCCGGGGCCTCGGGCTCGGCTGCCTCCCACGGAGACACGGGGGGAAGCGGGGAGCCGGCCCGGGAGCTGTTTGAAGCCTGTAGGAACGGTGACGTGGAGCGGGTGAGGAAACTGGTGACGGCCGACAACGTGAACAGCAGGGACACCGCGGGCAGGAAATCCACCCCACTGCACTTCGCTGCAG gattTGGACGGAAGGACGTTGTGGAGTATTTACTGCAGAGTGGCGCCAATGTTCACGCTCGTGATGATGGTGGTCTGATTCCTCTCCACAATGCCTGTTCTTTTGGCCATGCTGAAGTTGTCAATCTCCTGCTGAGACATGGCGCAGATCCTAATGCCCGTGACAATTGGAATTATACCCCTCTCCATGAAGCCGCTATTAAGGGCAAAATAGACGTCTGCATAG tGCTGCTTCAGCATGGAGCAGATCCAACAATCCGCAATACAGACAGCAGGACAGCTTTGGATTTATCGGATCCATCAGCAAAAGCAGTGCTCACAG GAGAATACAAGAAGGATGAGCTGTTGGAAAGTGCGCG AAGTGGAAATGAAGAGAAGATGATGGCTCTGCTGACACCTCTGAATGTTAATTCCCATGCCAGTGATGGAAGAAAG TCAACACCACTGCACCTAGCTGCGGGCTATAACCGTGTCAAAATCGTACAACTGTTACTTCAACATGGTGCAGATGTACACGCCAAGGATAAAGG AGACTTGGTGCCTCTCCACAATGCCTGTTCGTATGGCCACTATGAAGTGACAGAACTTCTGGTCAAG CATGGAGCTTGTGTAAATGCAATGGACCTCTGGCAATTTACTCCACTTCATGAAGCCGCCTCCAAGAACCGCGTGGAAGTGTGTTCGCTTCTGCTTAGTTATGGAGCAGATCCCCACATGTTGAACTGTCACAATAAAAGTGCCGTCGATTTGGCCCCAACACCACAGTTAAAGGAACGATTAGCAT ATGAATTTAAGGGTCATTCGTTGCTCCTGGCAGCAAGAGAAGCAGATGTCGCTCGCATTAAGAAACATCTCTCACTGGAAATAGTCAATTTCAAACATCCTCAGACTCATGAGACGGCGCTG CATTTTGCTGGATCATCTCCATACCCCAAGAGGAAACAAGTATGTGAACTGCTACTTAGGAAGGGGGCGAATGTCAATGAAAAGACCAAAGA CTTCTTGACACCGCTCCACGTGGCATCAGAGAAGGGACACAACGATGTCGTCGAGGTATTGCTGAAACATGAggcaaag ATAAACACATTGGACAACTTAGGGCAGACATGCCTCCATCGTGCTGCACACTGTGGCCATTTGCAAACCTGCCGAATTCTTTTGAACTCAGGATGTGACCCAGCACTTGTATCACTACAGGGTTTTACTGCCCTTCAAATGGGGAATGAGAATGTGCAACAACTCCTTCAAG GCTTATCATTCAGTAATACAGATGCAGATCGACAGCTGCTGGAAGCTGCAAAAGCTGGAGACTTGGATATAGTCAAA AAACTGTGTAACTCGCAAACCGTTAACTGCCGGGATGTAGAAGGGCGTCAGTCTACACCCCTGCATTTTGCTGCAGGGTACAATCGAGTGGCTGTAGTGGAGTAcctgttgcaacatggtgccGATGTCCATGCAAAAGATAAAGG ggGTTTGGTTCCATTACACAATGCCTGTTCATATGGACACTATGAGGTAGCAGAGCTGCTTGTTAAACATGGCGCAGTTATTAATGTTGCAGACTTGTGGAAATTTACACCTTTACATGAAGCCGCAGCAAAAGGGAAATATGAGATTTGCAAGCTATTGCTTCAG CATGGAGCCGATTCAACAAAGAAAAACCGAGATGGGAACACACCGTTGGATCTGGTCAAGGATGGAGACACAGACATTCAAGATCTTCTTCGTGGAGATGCGGCCTTATTAGACGCCGCTAAGAGAGGCTGCGTGGCCCGAGTGAAGAAATTGTGCACACCGGAAAATGTCAACTGCAGGGACACCCAGGGCAGACACTCGACGCCGTTACATCTCGCTG CTGGCTACAATAACCTAGAGGTTGCAGAATACTTGCTACAACATGGCGCTGATGTAAACGCACAAGATAAAGGAGGGTTAATCCCATTGCACAACGCAGCATCTTACGGG CATGTGGACGTTGCGGCTTTACTTATAAAATACAATGCATGTGTCAATGCCACTGACAAGTGGGCCTTTACACCACTGCATGAAGCTGCTCAGAAAGGAAGGACTCAGCTGTGTGCCCTGCTCTTGGCACATGGGGCCGACCCTACTTTGAAGAATCAAGAGGGACAGACCTCCTTAGACTTGGTTACA GCTGATGATGTGCGGGCCCTCCTTACAGCAGCCATGCCCCCAGCAGCTCTACCTACGTTCTATAAACCTCAAGTGATCAATGTTTCCCAGCCCACAAATCCATCCGTGGGAGTTCTGTCATCTGTGCCTCCTAGTCCGCCAACTCTCTCTGCTGCCAGCAGCTTGGACAACTTGGCTACCAACTTCCCTGATGCACCGACTGGAAACAATAACGTTGCTGAAGGAGCCGTTGGTATAGAGAAGAAGGATGAAG TACCTTGCGTTGATCTCAGTATCAATCAGTTTTTGCGGAACCTTGGACTTGATCATCTAATTGACATCTTTGAGAGGGAACAG ATAACACTAGACGTCTTAATTGAAATGGGGCACAAAGAATTTAAGGAAATCGGAATTAACGCTTATGGACATAGACACAAGATCATCAAAGGAGTGGAGAGACTTATATCAGGCCAACAAG GCTTGAATCCATACTTGACACTGAACAACTCTAACAGTGGGACTATATTAATTGATCTTGCTCCAGATGATAAAGAATTTCTTTCTGTGGACGAAGAG ATGCAGAGCACAGTCAGGGAACATCGTGATGGGGGACACGCAGGTGGCGTCTTTAATAGATATAACATCTTAAAG ATTCAGAAGGTATGCAATAAAAAACTGTGGGAAAGATACACTCACCGGAGGAAAGAAGTTACAGAGGAAAACCATAATCACGCTAATGAAAGAATGCTATTTCATG GCTCGCCTTTTGTAAATGCTATTATTCACAAGGGGTTTGATGAAAGGCACGCTTACATTGGCGGCATGTTTGGAGCTGGCATTTATTTTGCCGAAAACTCATCAAAAAGCAACCAGTATGTTTATGGCATTGGCGGGGGCACAGGATGCCCAATTCATAAGGACCGATCTTGTTACGTTTGCCATAG GCAGCTGTTGTTTTGTCGAGTGACGTTGGGCAAATCTTTCCTCCAGTTTAGTGCAATGAAAATGGCTCATTCTCCTCCTGGTCATCACTCAGTCACCGGTCGGCCTAGCGTCAATGGGCTTGCCCTGGCGGAGTATGTAATCTACAGGGGAGAACAG GCCTACCCAGAATACCTAATAACATATCAAATAGTGAAGCCTGACGCCACAGCGGACGGATGA
- the TNKS2 gene encoding poly [ADP-ribose] polymerase tankyrase-2 isoform X1, whose amino-acid sequence MSGRRCAGASGSAASHGDTGGSGEPARELFEACRNGDVERVRKLVTADNVNSRDTAGRKSTPLHFAAGFGRKDVVEYLLQSGANVHARDDGGLIPLHNACSFGHAEVVNLLLRHGADPNARDNWNYTPLHEAAIKGKIDVCIVLLQHGADPTIRNTDSRTALDLSDPSAKAVLTGEYKKDELLESARSGNEEKMMALLTPLNVNSHASDGRKSTPLHLAAGYNRVKIVQLLLQHGADVHAKDKGDLVPLHNACSYGHYEVTELLVKHGACVNAMDLWQFTPLHEAASKNRVEVCSLLLSYGADPHMLNCHNKSAVDLAPTPQLKERLAYEFKGHSLLLAAREADVARIKKHLSLEIVNFKHPQTHETALHFAGSSPYPKRKQVCELLLRKGANVNEKTKDFLTPLHVASEKGHNDVVEVLLKHEAKINTLDNLGQTCLHRAAHCGHLQTCRILLNSGCDPALVSLQGFTALQMGNENVQQLLQEGLSFSNTDADRQLLEAAKAGDLDIVKKLCNSQTVNCRDVEGRQSTPLHFAAGYNRVAVVEYLLQHGADVHAKDKGGLVPLHNACSYGHYEVAELLVKHGAVINVADLWKFTPLHEAAAKGKYEICKLLLQHGADSTKKNRDGNTPLDLVKDGDTDIQDLLRGDAALLDAAKRGCVARVKKLCTPENVNCRDTQGRHSTPLHLAAGYNNLEVAEYLLQHGADVNAQDKGGLIPLHNAASYGHVDVAALLIKYNACVNATDKWAFTPLHEAAQKGRTQLCALLLAHGADPTLKNQEGQTSLDLVTADDVRALLTAAMPPAALPTFYKPQVINVSQPTNPSVGVLSSVPPSPPTLSAASSLDNLATNFPDAPTGNNNVAEGAVGIEKKDEVPCVDLSINQFLRNLGLDHLIDIFEREQITLDVLIEMGHKEFKEIGINAYGHRHKIIKGVERLISGQQGLNPYLTLNNSNSGTILIDLAPDDKEFLSVDEEMQSTVREHRDGGHAGGVFNRYNILKIQKVCNKKLWERYTHRRKEVTEENHNHANERMLFHGSPFVNAIIHKGFDERHAYIGGMFGAGIYFAENSSKSNQYVYGIGGGTGCPIHKDRSCYVCHRQLLFCRVTLGKSFLQFSAMKMAHSPPGHHSVTGRPSVNGLALAEYVIYRGEQAYPEYLITYQIVKPDATADG is encoded by the exons ATGTCAGGCCGCCGCTGCGCCGGGGCCTCGGGCTCGGCTGCCTCCCACGGAGACACGGGGGGAAGCGGGGAGCCGGCCCGGGAGCTGTTTGAAGCCTGTAGGAACGGTGACGTGGAGCGGGTGAGGAAACTGGTGACGGCCGACAACGTGAACAGCAGGGACACCGCGGGCAGGAAATCCACCCCACTGCACTTCGCTGCAG gattTGGACGGAAGGACGTTGTGGAGTATTTACTGCAGAGTGGCGCCAATGTTCACGCTCGTGATGATGGTGGTCTGATTCCTCTCCACAATGCCTGTTCTTTTGGCCATGCTGAAGTTGTCAATCTCCTGCTGAGACATGGCGCAGATCCTAATGCCCGTGACAATTGGAATTATACCCCTCTCCATGAAGCCGCTATTAAGGGCAAAATAGACGTCTGCATAG tGCTGCTTCAGCATGGAGCAGATCCAACAATCCGCAATACAGACAGCAGGACAGCTTTGGATTTATCGGATCCATCAGCAAAAGCAGTGCTCACAG GAGAATACAAGAAGGATGAGCTGTTGGAAAGTGCGCG AAGTGGAAATGAAGAGAAGATGATGGCTCTGCTGACACCTCTGAATGTTAATTCCCATGCCAGTGATGGAAGAAAG TCAACACCACTGCACCTAGCTGCGGGCTATAACCGTGTCAAAATCGTACAACTGTTACTTCAACATGGTGCAGATGTACACGCCAAGGATAAAGG AGACTTGGTGCCTCTCCACAATGCCTGTTCGTATGGCCACTATGAAGTGACAGAACTTCTGGTCAAG CATGGAGCTTGTGTAAATGCAATGGACCTCTGGCAATTTACTCCACTTCATGAAGCCGCCTCCAAGAACCGCGTGGAAGTGTGTTCGCTTCTGCTTAGTTATGGAGCAGATCCCCACATGTTGAACTGTCACAATAAAAGTGCCGTCGATTTGGCCCCAACACCACAGTTAAAGGAACGATTAGCAT ATGAATTTAAGGGTCATTCGTTGCTCCTGGCAGCAAGAGAAGCAGATGTCGCTCGCATTAAGAAACATCTCTCACTGGAAATAGTCAATTTCAAACATCCTCAGACTCATGAGACGGCGCTG CATTTTGCTGGATCATCTCCATACCCCAAGAGGAAACAAGTATGTGAACTGCTACTTAGGAAGGGGGCGAATGTCAATGAAAAGACCAAAGA CTTCTTGACACCGCTCCACGTGGCATCAGAGAAGGGACACAACGATGTCGTCGAGGTATTGCTGAAACATGAggcaaag ATAAACACATTGGACAACTTAGGGCAGACATGCCTCCATCGTGCTGCACACTGTGGCCATTTGCAAACCTGCCGAATTCTTTTGAACTCAGGATGTGACCCAGCACTTGTATCACTACAGGGTTTTACTGCCCTTCAAATGGGGAATGAGAATGTGCAACAACTCCTTCAAG AAGGCTTATCATTCAGTAATACAGATGCAGATCGACAGCTGCTGGAAGCTGCAAAAGCTGGAGACTTGGATATAGTCAAA AAACTGTGTAACTCGCAAACCGTTAACTGCCGGGATGTAGAAGGGCGTCAGTCTACACCCCTGCATTTTGCTGCAGGGTACAATCGAGTGGCTGTAGTGGAGTAcctgttgcaacatggtgccGATGTCCATGCAAAAGATAAAGG ggGTTTGGTTCCATTACACAATGCCTGTTCATATGGACACTATGAGGTAGCAGAGCTGCTTGTTAAACATGGCGCAGTTATTAATGTTGCAGACTTGTGGAAATTTACACCTTTACATGAAGCCGCAGCAAAAGGGAAATATGAGATTTGCAAGCTATTGCTTCAG CATGGAGCCGATTCAACAAAGAAAAACCGAGATGGGAACACACCGTTGGATCTGGTCAAGGATGGAGACACAGACATTCAAGATCTTCTTCGTGGAGATGCGGCCTTATTAGACGCCGCTAAGAGAGGCTGCGTGGCCCGAGTGAAGAAATTGTGCACACCGGAAAATGTCAACTGCAGGGACACCCAGGGCAGACACTCGACGCCGTTACATCTCGCTG CTGGCTACAATAACCTAGAGGTTGCAGAATACTTGCTACAACATGGCGCTGATGTAAACGCACAAGATAAAGGAGGGTTAATCCCATTGCACAACGCAGCATCTTACGGG CATGTGGACGTTGCGGCTTTACTTATAAAATACAATGCATGTGTCAATGCCACTGACAAGTGGGCCTTTACACCACTGCATGAAGCTGCTCAGAAAGGAAGGACTCAGCTGTGTGCCCTGCTCTTGGCACATGGGGCCGACCCTACTTTGAAGAATCAAGAGGGACAGACCTCCTTAGACTTGGTTACA GCTGATGATGTGCGGGCCCTCCTTACAGCAGCCATGCCCCCAGCAGCTCTACCTACGTTCTATAAACCTCAAGTGATCAATGTTTCCCAGCCCACAAATCCATCCGTGGGAGTTCTGTCATCTGTGCCTCCTAGTCCGCCAACTCTCTCTGCTGCCAGCAGCTTGGACAACTTGGCTACCAACTTCCCTGATGCACCGACTGGAAACAATAACGTTGCTGAAGGAGCCGTTGGTATAGAGAAGAAGGATGAAG TACCTTGCGTTGATCTCAGTATCAATCAGTTTTTGCGGAACCTTGGACTTGATCATCTAATTGACATCTTTGAGAGGGAACAG ATAACACTAGACGTCTTAATTGAAATGGGGCACAAAGAATTTAAGGAAATCGGAATTAACGCTTATGGACATAGACACAAGATCATCAAAGGAGTGGAGAGACTTATATCAGGCCAACAAG GCTTGAATCCATACTTGACACTGAACAACTCTAACAGTGGGACTATATTAATTGATCTTGCTCCAGATGATAAAGAATTTCTTTCTGTGGACGAAGAG ATGCAGAGCACAGTCAGGGAACATCGTGATGGGGGACACGCAGGTGGCGTCTTTAATAGATATAACATCTTAAAG ATTCAGAAGGTATGCAATAAAAAACTGTGGGAAAGATACACTCACCGGAGGAAAGAAGTTACAGAGGAAAACCATAATCACGCTAATGAAAGAATGCTATTTCATG GCTCGCCTTTTGTAAATGCTATTATTCACAAGGGGTTTGATGAAAGGCACGCTTACATTGGCGGCATGTTTGGAGCTGGCATTTATTTTGCCGAAAACTCATCAAAAAGCAACCAGTATGTTTATGGCATTGGCGGGGGCACAGGATGCCCAATTCATAAGGACCGATCTTGTTACGTTTGCCATAG GCAGCTGTTGTTTTGTCGAGTGACGTTGGGCAAATCTTTCCTCCAGTTTAGTGCAATGAAAATGGCTCATTCTCCTCCTGGTCATCACTCAGTCACCGGTCGGCCTAGCGTCAATGGGCTTGCCCTGGCGGAGTATGTAATCTACAGGGGAGAACAG GCCTACCCAGAATACCTAATAACATATCAAATAGTGAAGCCTGACGCCACAGCGGACGGATGA
- the TNKS2 gene encoding poly [ADP-ribose] polymerase tankyrase-2 isoform X3 — protein MSGRRCAGASGSAASHGDTGGSGEPARELFEACRNGDVERVRKLVTADNVNSRDTAGRKSTPLHFAAGFGRKDVVEYLLQSGANVHARDDGGLIPLHNACSFGHAEVVNLLLRHGADPNARDNWNYTPLHEAAIKGKIDVCIVLLQHGADPTIRNTDSRTALDLSDPSAKAVLTGEYKKDELLESARSGNEEKMMALLTPLNVNSHASDGRKSTPLHLAAGYNRVKIVQLLLQHGADVHAKDKGDLVPLHNACSYGHYEVTELLVKHGACVNAMDLWQFTPLHEAASKNRVEVCSLLLSYGADPHMLNCHNKSAVDLAPTPQLKERLAYEFKGHSLLLAAREADVARIKKHLSLEIVNFKHPQTHETALHFAGSSPYPKRKQVCELLLRKGANVNEKTKDFLTPLHVASEKGHNDVVEVLLKHEAKINTLDNLGQTCLHRAAHCGHLQTCRILLNSGCDPALVSLQGFTALQMGNENVQQLLQEGLSFSNTDADRQLLEAAKAGDLDIVKKLCNSQTVNCRDVEGRQSTPLHFAAGYNRVAVVEYLLQHGADVHAKDKGGLVPLHNACSYGHYEVAELLVKHGAVINVADLWKFTPLHEAAAKGKYEICKLLLQHGADSTKKNRDGNTPLDLVKDGDTDIQDLLRGDAALLDAAKRGCVARVKKLCTPENVNCRDTQGRHSTPLHLAAGYNNLEVAEYLLQHGADVNAQDKGGLIPLHNAASYGADDVRALLTAAMPPAALPTFYKPQVINVSQPTNPSVGVLSSVPPSPPTLSAASSLDNLATNFPDAPTGNNNVAEGAVGIEKKDEVPCVDLSINQFLRNLGLDHLIDIFEREQITLDVLIEMGHKEFKEIGINAYGHRHKIIKGVERLISGQQGLNPYLTLNNSNSGTILIDLAPDDKEFLSVDEEMQSTVREHRDGGHAGGVFNRYNILKIQKVCNKKLWERYTHRRKEVTEENHNHANERMLFHGSPFVNAIIHKGFDERHAYIGGMFGAGIYFAENSSKSNQYVYGIGGGTGCPIHKDRSCYVCHRQLLFCRVTLGKSFLQFSAMKMAHSPPGHHSVTGRPSVNGLALAEYVIYRGEQAYPEYLITYQIVKPDATADG, from the exons ATGTCAGGCCGCCGCTGCGCCGGGGCCTCGGGCTCGGCTGCCTCCCACGGAGACACGGGGGGAAGCGGGGAGCCGGCCCGGGAGCTGTTTGAAGCCTGTAGGAACGGTGACGTGGAGCGGGTGAGGAAACTGGTGACGGCCGACAACGTGAACAGCAGGGACACCGCGGGCAGGAAATCCACCCCACTGCACTTCGCTGCAG gattTGGACGGAAGGACGTTGTGGAGTATTTACTGCAGAGTGGCGCCAATGTTCACGCTCGTGATGATGGTGGTCTGATTCCTCTCCACAATGCCTGTTCTTTTGGCCATGCTGAAGTTGTCAATCTCCTGCTGAGACATGGCGCAGATCCTAATGCCCGTGACAATTGGAATTATACCCCTCTCCATGAAGCCGCTATTAAGGGCAAAATAGACGTCTGCATAG tGCTGCTTCAGCATGGAGCAGATCCAACAATCCGCAATACAGACAGCAGGACAGCTTTGGATTTATCGGATCCATCAGCAAAAGCAGTGCTCACAG GAGAATACAAGAAGGATGAGCTGTTGGAAAGTGCGCG AAGTGGAAATGAAGAGAAGATGATGGCTCTGCTGACACCTCTGAATGTTAATTCCCATGCCAGTGATGGAAGAAAG TCAACACCACTGCACCTAGCTGCGGGCTATAACCGTGTCAAAATCGTACAACTGTTACTTCAACATGGTGCAGATGTACACGCCAAGGATAAAGG AGACTTGGTGCCTCTCCACAATGCCTGTTCGTATGGCCACTATGAAGTGACAGAACTTCTGGTCAAG CATGGAGCTTGTGTAAATGCAATGGACCTCTGGCAATTTACTCCACTTCATGAAGCCGCCTCCAAGAACCGCGTGGAAGTGTGTTCGCTTCTGCTTAGTTATGGAGCAGATCCCCACATGTTGAACTGTCACAATAAAAGTGCCGTCGATTTGGCCCCAACACCACAGTTAAAGGAACGATTAGCAT ATGAATTTAAGGGTCATTCGTTGCTCCTGGCAGCAAGAGAAGCAGATGTCGCTCGCATTAAGAAACATCTCTCACTGGAAATAGTCAATTTCAAACATCCTCAGACTCATGAGACGGCGCTG CATTTTGCTGGATCATCTCCATACCCCAAGAGGAAACAAGTATGTGAACTGCTACTTAGGAAGGGGGCGAATGTCAATGAAAAGACCAAAGA CTTCTTGACACCGCTCCACGTGGCATCAGAGAAGGGACACAACGATGTCGTCGAGGTATTGCTGAAACATGAggcaaag ATAAACACATTGGACAACTTAGGGCAGACATGCCTCCATCGTGCTGCACACTGTGGCCATTTGCAAACCTGCCGAATTCTTTTGAACTCAGGATGTGACCCAGCACTTGTATCACTACAGGGTTTTACTGCCCTTCAAATGGGGAATGAGAATGTGCAACAACTCCTTCAAG AAGGCTTATCATTCAGTAATACAGATGCAGATCGACAGCTGCTGGAAGCTGCAAAAGCTGGAGACTTGGATATAGTCAAA AAACTGTGTAACTCGCAAACCGTTAACTGCCGGGATGTAGAAGGGCGTCAGTCTACACCCCTGCATTTTGCTGCAGGGTACAATCGAGTGGCTGTAGTGGAGTAcctgttgcaacatggtgccGATGTCCATGCAAAAGATAAAGG ggGTTTGGTTCCATTACACAATGCCTGTTCATATGGACACTATGAGGTAGCAGAGCTGCTTGTTAAACATGGCGCAGTTATTAATGTTGCAGACTTGTGGAAATTTACACCTTTACATGAAGCCGCAGCAAAAGGGAAATATGAGATTTGCAAGCTATTGCTTCAG CATGGAGCCGATTCAACAAAGAAAAACCGAGATGGGAACACACCGTTGGATCTGGTCAAGGATGGAGACACAGACATTCAAGATCTTCTTCGTGGAGATGCGGCCTTATTAGACGCCGCTAAGAGAGGCTGCGTGGCCCGAGTGAAGAAATTGTGCACACCGGAAAATGTCAACTGCAGGGACACCCAGGGCAGACACTCGACGCCGTTACATCTCGCTG CTGGCTACAATAACCTAGAGGTTGCAGAATACTTGCTACAACATGGCGCTGATGTAAACGCACAAGATAAAGGAGGGTTAATCCCATTGCACAACGCAGCATCTTACGGG GCTGATGATGTGCGGGCCCTCCTTACAGCAGCCATGCCCCCAGCAGCTCTACCTACGTTCTATAAACCTCAAGTGATCAATGTTTCCCAGCCCACAAATCCATCCGTGGGAGTTCTGTCATCTGTGCCTCCTAGTCCGCCAACTCTCTCTGCTGCCAGCAGCTTGGACAACTTGGCTACCAACTTCCCTGATGCACCGACTGGAAACAATAACGTTGCTGAAGGAGCCGTTGGTATAGAGAAGAAGGATGAAG TACCTTGCGTTGATCTCAGTATCAATCAGTTTTTGCGGAACCTTGGACTTGATCATCTAATTGACATCTTTGAGAGGGAACAG ATAACACTAGACGTCTTAATTGAAATGGGGCACAAAGAATTTAAGGAAATCGGAATTAACGCTTATGGACATAGACACAAGATCATCAAAGGAGTGGAGAGACTTATATCAGGCCAACAAG GCTTGAATCCATACTTGACACTGAACAACTCTAACAGTGGGACTATATTAATTGATCTTGCTCCAGATGATAAAGAATTTCTTTCTGTGGACGAAGAG ATGCAGAGCACAGTCAGGGAACATCGTGATGGGGGACACGCAGGTGGCGTCTTTAATAGATATAACATCTTAAAG ATTCAGAAGGTATGCAATAAAAAACTGTGGGAAAGATACACTCACCGGAGGAAAGAAGTTACAGAGGAAAACCATAATCACGCTAATGAAAGAATGCTATTTCATG GCTCGCCTTTTGTAAATGCTATTATTCACAAGGGGTTTGATGAAAGGCACGCTTACATTGGCGGCATGTTTGGAGCTGGCATTTATTTTGCCGAAAACTCATCAAAAAGCAACCAGTATGTTTATGGCATTGGCGGGGGCACAGGATGCCCAATTCATAAGGACCGATCTTGTTACGTTTGCCATAG GCAGCTGTTGTTTTGTCGAGTGACGTTGGGCAAATCTTTCCTCCAGTTTAGTGCAATGAAAATGGCTCATTCTCCTCCTGGTCATCACTCAGTCACCGGTCGGCCTAGCGTCAATGGGCTTGCCCTGGCGGAGTATGTAATCTACAGGGGAGAACAG GCCTACCCAGAATACCTAATAACATATCAAATAGTGAAGCCTGACGCCACAGCGGACGGATGA